Proteins encoded together in one Formosa sp. Hel3_A1_48 window:
- a CDS encoding DUF3341 domain-containing protein codes for MGASKVIHALYTDDDVLMSAVKTVKAAKHHIEEVYTPFPVHGLDKAMGLAPTRIAIAAFMYGCVGLTVAITMMNFIMIEDWPQNIGGKPSFSYIENMPAFVPIMFELTVFFAAHLMVITFYLRSRMWPFKNAENPDPRTTDDHFLMEISVHDNEKQLKTLLTKTGAVEVHVIEKEAH; via the coding sequence ATGGGAGCATCAAAAGTTATTCATGCCTTGTATACAGACGATGATGTATTGATGTCTGCAGTGAAAACTGTAAAGGCAGCAAAGCACCACATCGAAGAAGTTTACACCCCCTTTCCAGTTCACGGATTAGATAAGGCTATGGGGCTTGCCCCAACTCGTATTGCCATTGCAGCATTTATGTATGGTTGTGTGGGGCTCACCGTTGCCATCACCATGATGAATTTTATTATGATTGAGGATTGGCCACAAAACATTGGCGGTAAACCAAGTTTCAGTTATATTGAAAATATGCCAGCCTTCGTGCCGATTATGTTTGAGCTTACTGTATTTTTTGCAGCGCATTTAATGGTAATTACATTTTATTTAAGAAGTCGAATGTGGCCATTCAAAAATGCTGAAAATCCAGATCCGAGAACAACAGATGACCACTTTTTGATGGAAATCTCTGTTCATGACAATGAGAAACAATTAAAAACGCTATTAACCAAAACAGGTGCAGTAGAAGTGCATGTTATTGAAAAAGAAGCACATTAG
- a CDS encoding SPOR domain-containing protein, with translation MKLNFLKLFFIIALFSGPLLAQEGAVNIYKSEAIDRLIELKKEANKEINFNKIQIYSGPRAGAEQALSSFRSFYSDYSSEMKYETPNYKIWVGDFRTKIEADRALIAIKKKYPNAFIFTPKKS, from the coding sequence ATGAAGCTAAATTTTTTGAAACTATTTTTTATCATTGCCTTGTTTTCAGGTCCTCTTTTAGCACAAGAAGGTGCAGTAAATATTTACAAAAGTGAAGCTATTGATCGCTTGATTGAGCTAAAAAAAGAAGCCAATAAAGAAATAAATTTTAATAAAATACAAATTTACAGTGGGCCTAGAGCTGGCGCAGAACAAGCGCTTTCATCATTTCGCTCTTTTTACTCAGACTATTCTTCAGAGATGAAATATGAGACGCCAAATTATAAAATATGGGTTGGTGATTTTAGAACAAAAATTGAAGCAGATCGTGCTCTCATAGCAATTAAAAAGAAATACCCAAACGCCTTTATTTTTACGCCTAAAAAAAGTTAA
- a CDS encoding c-type cytochrome yields the protein MKSVSKIFILVLIGSTLWSCQDNSRPNYQFFPNMYAPVGYEAYGEYEVFPNSQEALIPVEGTIARGYSLYDYENTNEGYETALKTLKSPLEVSEIDTKRGKELYDIYCGICHGNKGAGQGKLVKREKILGVPSYADRAITAGSIYHVIYYGKNSMGSYANLINEEERWQVTAYVESLRAKLLK from the coding sequence ATGAAAAGTGTATCCAAAATATTCATTCTAGTATTGATTGGTTCAACTCTTTGGTCTTGCCAAGACAACAGCAGACCGAACTATCAATTTTTCCCAAACATGTATGCGCCCGTTGGCTACGAAGCTTATGGTGAATACGAGGTTTTTCCAAATAGCCAAGAAGCATTAATACCTGTTGAAGGGACTATTGCCAGAGGATATTCGCTATATGATTATGAAAACACCAACGAGGGTTACGAAACCGCATTGAAAACCTTAAAATCCCCTTTAGAAGTGTCTGAAATTGACACTAAAAGGGGTAAGGAGCTCTATGATATTTACTGTGGAATTTGTCATGGGAATAAAGGAGCTGGCCAAGGAAAATTGGTAAAGCGTGAAAAAATATTAGGAGTACCAAGTTATGCAGATCGTGCGATAACAGCAGGAAGTATATACCATGTTATATATTATGGTAAAAATTCAATGGGCTCATACGCAAATTTGATTAACGAAGAAGAACGTTGGCAGGTTACAGCGTATGTAGAGTCGTTAAGAGCAAAATTATTAAAATAA
- the infB gene encoding translation initiation factor IF-2 — translation MADIIRLSKVLRELNISMDRAIDFLESKNIEIEKRPTTKISAEVYQLLSGEFQTDASKKVASKEVGEAKQKEKEALRQQRELELEEKLKKEEEAKKVIKAKTTFEGPKKVGKIDLNPTKPQPKKEDPKPVIPTKVETEKPAEAKAANAVENPTKDVSAEPETESGTVKTQYAKLSGPKSTGQTIDLSQFNKPKKPAAAKDKNQSNSADSKKKRKRISKVGGPNQGQKSRSNRVRNQSKPQTPKVEPTAEEVQKQVRETLEKLQGKSTKGKGAKYRRDKRDQHRQQTEKDLEQQELESKTLKVTEFVTANEVATMMDVSVTEIISACMSLGMMVTMNQRLDAETLSIVAEEFGYTVDFVTADIDENIEEVEDKAEDLLERAPIVTVMGHVDHGKTSLLDYIREENVIAGESGGITQHIGAYGVTLNSGQKIAFLDTPGHEAFTAMRARGAQVTDIAIIVIAADDNIKPQTKEAISHAQAAGVPIIFAINKVDLPTANPDKIKEGLANMNLMVEDWGGKIQSHDISAKNGDGVQELLEKVLLEAELLELKANPDKPAVGTIVEAFLDKGRGYVSTVLVQAGTLRVGDYVLAGKNSGKVKAMHDERGQEISEAGPSTPISILGLDGAPQAGDKFTVFKDEREAKQIAAKRTQLQREQSVRTQRHITLDEIGRRIALGDFKELNIILKGDVDGSVEALTDSFQKLSTEEIQVNIIHKAVGAITESDVLLASASDAIIIGFNVRPMGNARQIAEKEEIDIRMYSIIYDAINDLKDAMEGMLSPEFKEEITGSAEIRETFKISKIGTIAGCMVTNGKIYRSSKIRIIREGVVIYTGELASLKRFKDDAKEVSKGYDCGMQIKNYNDIQLGDVFEAFQEVAVKKKL, via the coding sequence ATGGCTGATATCATTAGACTAAGTAAAGTATTGAGGGAGTTGAACATCTCGATGGATCGTGCTATTGACTTTTTGGAGTCAAAAAACATAGAGATTGAGAAACGTCCAACAACCAAAATTTCTGCTGAAGTGTATCAACTTCTCTCAGGGGAGTTTCAAACTGATGCCAGCAAGAAAGTTGCTTCAAAAGAAGTTGGAGAAGCCAAACAAAAAGAAAAAGAAGCACTTCGTCAACAACGTGAACTTGAGCTAGAAGAGAAACTAAAGAAGGAAGAAGAGGCCAAAAAAGTTATTAAGGCCAAAACGACTTTTGAAGGGCCCAAAAAAGTTGGAAAAATAGATTTGAATCCAACAAAACCTCAACCCAAAAAAGAAGATCCTAAACCAGTCATACCTACTAAGGTAGAAACTGAAAAACCAGCTGAAGCAAAAGCAGCAAATGCTGTAGAAAACCCCACTAAGGATGTTTCTGCAGAACCAGAAACCGAATCAGGAACAGTAAAAACTCAGTACGCTAAGTTATCTGGGCCAAAGTCAACAGGTCAAACCATTGATCTATCCCAGTTTAATAAACCAAAAAAGCCAGCAGCGGCCAAAGATAAAAACCAATCAAACTCTGCTGATTCCAAAAAGAAACGAAAAAGAATTAGCAAGGTTGGAGGCCCAAATCAAGGTCAGAAATCTCGTTCCAACAGAGTAAGAAACCAATCTAAACCCCAAACGCCTAAGGTTGAGCCAACCGCAGAAGAAGTTCAAAAACAAGTACGAGAGACTTTAGAAAAACTTCAAGGCAAATCAACTAAGGGTAAAGGAGCCAAGTACAGAAGAGATAAACGTGACCAACACCGTCAACAAACGGAAAAGGACTTAGAGCAACAAGAACTAGAAAGTAAAACATTAAAAGTGACTGAGTTTGTCACAGCCAATGAAGTTGCTACAATGATGGATGTTTCTGTTACAGAAATTATTTCTGCATGTATGTCTTTAGGGATGATGGTTACGATGAACCAACGCTTAGACGCAGAAACTCTTTCAATTGTTGCTGAGGAATTTGGTTACACTGTAGATTTTGTTACTGCTGACATAGATGAAAACATCGAGGAAGTAGAGGACAAAGCAGAGGATTTATTAGAACGCGCGCCCATTGTAACCGTTATGGGCCATGTCGATCATGGTAAAACTTCATTATTGGATTACATTAGAGAGGAAAATGTTATTGCAGGAGAGTCAGGTGGGATAACACAGCACATCGGGGCCTATGGCGTGACTTTAAACTCTGGTCAAAAAATAGCATTTCTAGACACACCTGGGCATGAGGCTTTTACGGCGATGCGTGCAAGAGGTGCTCAAGTTACTGATATAGCCATCATTGTAATCGCCGCAGATGATAATATTAAACCCCAAACAAAAGAGGCTATTTCACATGCCCAAGCTGCTGGTGTGCCCATTATCTTTGCAATAAATAAAGTTGATTTGCCAACAGCAAATCCAGATAAAATTAAAGAAGGACTTGCCAACATGAACCTTATGGTTGAAGATTGGGGTGGTAAAATTCAGTCGCATGATATCTCCGCAAAAAATGGAGATGGGGTACAAGAACTTTTAGAAAAAGTGCTGTTAGAAGCAGAACTATTAGAACTCAAAGCTAACCCAGATAAACCCGCGGTGGGGACAATTGTTGAAGCCTTTCTAGATAAAGGTAGGGGCTATGTGTCTACAGTATTGGTGCAGGCAGGAACCTTGCGTGTTGGGGATTATGTGCTGGCCGGGAAAAATAGTGGAAAAGTCAAAGCTATGCACGACGAAAGGGGGCAAGAAATTTCTGAAGCTGGGCCCTCTACACCAATTTCAATATTAGGTTTGGATGGTGCGCCACAAGCAGGAGATAAATTTACAGTCTTTAAAGACGAACGAGAAGCCAAACAAATTGCCGCAAAAAGAACTCAATTGCAGCGAGAACAATCTGTTCGTACACAGCGTCATATCACCCTTGACGAAATCGGCAGACGTATTGCGCTTGGCGACTTTAAAGAGCTAAACATAATACTTAAGGGAGATGTTGATGGTTCTGTGGAAGCGCTTACCGATTCGTTCCAAAAACTATCCACTGAAGAAATTCAAGTCAACATTATTCACAAAGCTGTGGGTGCTATTACAGAGAGCGATGTTCTCCTCGCATCAGCTTCTGACGCTATCATTATTGGCTTCAACGTTCGCCCAATGGGTAACGCGCGACAAATTGCTGAAAAAGAAGAAATAGATATCCGTATGTACTCCATTATATACGATGCGATTAATGATTTGAAGGATGCTATGGAAGGAATGCTGTCCCCTGAGTTTAAAGAAGAAATTACAGGGTCTGCCGAAATTAGAGAAACCTTTAAAATTTCCAAAATTGGTACTATCGCAGGATGTATGGTCACCAATGGTAAAATTTATAGAAGCTCTAAAATCCGTATCATTAGAGAAGGTGTAGTGATTTATACCGGAGAACTGGCTTCATTAAAACGCTTTAAAGACGACGCAAAAGAAGTGTCCAAAGGATATGATTGTGGAATGCAAATCAAGAATTATAACGATATTCAGTTAGGAGACGTTTTTGAAGCTTTCCAAGAGGTTGCTGTTAAAAAGAAACTTTAG
- the nrfD gene encoding NrfD/PsrC family molybdoenzyme membrane anchor subunit, with protein sequence MASHYEAPIRRPLVTGEKSYHDVTLDVVAPVEGKANKQWWIVFSIALAAFGWGLGCMIYTISTGIGTWGLNKTVGWAWDITNFVWWVGIGHAGTLISAVLLLFRQKWRMAINRSAEAMTIFSVIQAGLFPIIHMGRPWLAYWVLPIPNQFGSLWVNFNSPLLWDVFAISTYLSVSLVFWWTGLLPDFAMIRDRAVRPFQKKIYSLLSFGWSGRAKDWQRFEEVSLVLAGLATPLVLSVHTIVSFDFATSVIPGWHTTIFPPYFVAGAIFSGFAMVNTLLIIMRKVCNLEDYITVQHIELMNIVIMITGSIVGVAYITELFIAWYSGVEYEQYAFLNRATGPYWWAYWAMMSCNVFSPQFMWFKKLRTSIMFSFAISIVVNIGMWFERFVIIVTSLHRDYLPSSWTMFSPTFVDIGIFIGTIGFFFVLFLLYSRTFPVIAQAEVKTILKSSGQRYKNIREAGDSLVGTGSDDRTSKKPKATRKPKKKKD encoded by the coding sequence ATGGCGTCTCATTACGAAGCACCGATAAGAAGACCACTCGTAACAGGTGAAAAATCATACCACGATGTCACTCTTGATGTAGTTGCACCAGTAGAAGGAAAAGCAAATAAACAGTGGTGGATTGTGTTCTCTATAGCCTTAGCCGCTTTTGGCTGGGGTCTTGGGTGCATGATTTATACAATATCTACAGGAATAGGAACCTGGGGATTAAATAAAACTGTTGGTTGGGCATGGGATATTACTAACTTTGTCTGGTGGGTAGGTATTGGACATGCTGGAACACTTATTTCTGCAGTACTTCTTTTATTTAGACAAAAATGGCGTATGGCGATTAATAGATCAGCTGAAGCCATGACGATATTTTCTGTAATTCAGGCAGGATTATTTCCAATCATTCACATGGGCCGTCCTTGGTTGGCTTATTGGGTATTGCCTATTCCAAATCAATTTGGCTCACTATGGGTGAATTTTAATTCTCCTTTATTATGGGATGTATTTGCGATTTCCACATACCTATCGGTTTCATTAGTATTCTGGTGGACTGGATTATTACCTGATTTTGCAATGATTCGCGATCGTGCCGTTCGTCCTTTTCAAAAGAAAATTTATTCTTTATTGAGTTTCGGATGGTCAGGAAGAGCAAAAGATTGGCAACGCTTTGAAGAAGTATCCTTGGTCCTAGCGGGATTGGCCACACCACTTGTCCTTTCAGTTCACACTATTGTATCTTTTGACTTTGCCACATCTGTAATTCCAGGATGGCACACCACTATTTTTCCTCCATATTTTGTGGCGGGTGCTATTTTCTCTGGATTTGCAATGGTAAATACACTTCTTATAATTATGAGAAAAGTGTGTAATCTTGAAGATTATATCACAGTACAACACATCGAATTGATGAACATTGTAATCATGATTACAGGGTCAATTGTAGGTGTAGCATACATCACTGAGTTGTTTATTGCATGGTATTCTGGAGTAGAATACGAGCAATATGCATTCTTAAATAGAGCTACAGGTCCCTATTGGTGGGCATATTGGGCAATGATGTCTTGTAATGTATTCTCTCCACAATTTATGTGGTTTAAGAAATTAAGAACTAGCATCATGTTTTCATTTGCCATTTCTATTGTAGTGAATATAGGAATGTGGTTTGAGCGTTTTGTAATTATTGTTACATCGTTGCACAGAGATTATTTGCCATCCTCATGGACTATGTTTTCGCCAACGTTTGTAGATATTGGAATTTTTATTGGAACCATTGGTTTCTTCTTTGTGTTATTTTTACTTTATTCAAGAACTTTCCCAGTGATTGCTCAAGCAGAGGTAAAAACAATTTTGAAGTCTTCTGGTCAGCGTTATAAAAATATTAGAGAAGCTGGAGATAGTTTGGTTGGGACAGGTTCAGACGACCGTACATCCAAAAAGCCAAAAGCGACAAGAAAACCTAAAAAGAAAAAAGACTAA
- a CDS encoding cytochrome c3 family protein: protein MKQENILQPLSKLILLSLLFLSIFYSPLLAQDADPVKGKSLFNANCAACHQLDKKMTGPALRYVENRLSEDEGLDREWLNAWIRNSAAVIKSGDAYANKIYAEYNGAAMTAFPQFSDEDISNILAYTAQDKAVPVAVTATAGTAPSTTEGGLSKDVILGALAILFALLALGLFLVNKTLRRFAVANEVKIQEAVKRPSLWKAFLKNQFLLLVTAVFFLLSSAYFVYGYFMQVGIDQGYEPIQPIHYSHKIHAGDNGIDCKYCHSSARVSKHSGIPSLNVCMNCHKSIYEVAPSTATEEYSKEFYDGEIQKLYDAVGWNDAEQKYTGKTKPVKWVRIHNLPDFAYFNHSQHVSVAGLECQTCHGPVEEMEVMYQYSPLTMGWCINCHRETNVKVNDNGYYEKIHEALSKKYGVDKLTAAQMGGLECGKCHY from the coding sequence ATGAAGCAGGAAAACATCCTTCAGCCCCTCTCGAAACTCATCCTTTTGAGCTTATTATTTTTATCTATTTTTTATTCACCACTACTTGCACAAGACGCTGACCCCGTTAAAGGGAAGTCGCTATTTAATGCTAATTGTGCAGCCTGTCATCAACTGGACAAAAAAATGACAGGACCAGCCCTTCGCTATGTCGAAAACCGACTTAGTGAAGACGAAGGTTTGGATCGCGAATGGTTGAATGCATGGATTAGAAATAGTGCTGCAGTGATAAAATCAGGAGACGCATACGCCAACAAAATTTATGCTGAGTACAATGGCGCCGCAATGACTGCTTTTCCTCAGTTTTCGGATGAAGATATTTCCAATATTCTCGCCTACACCGCACAAGATAAAGCAGTGCCTGTTGCAGTAACAGCCACCGCTGGAACAGCCCCTTCAACCACAGAAGGAGGTTTGTCAAAAGATGTCATCCTAGGAGCATTGGCAATCCTTTTTGCATTACTTGCACTTGGGTTATTTTTAGTTAACAAAACTCTAAGGAGGTTTGCCGTTGCAAATGAAGTTAAGATTCAAGAAGCCGTAAAGCGCCCATCACTTTGGAAAGCATTTCTGAAAAACCAATTTTTGTTACTGGTCACCGCAGTCTTCTTTTTGTTGTCCAGTGCTTATTTCGTATACGGATACTTTATGCAAGTGGGAATTGATCAAGGCTACGAACCTATTCAACCTATTCATTATTCGCACAAAATACATGCAGGAGACAATGGTATTGATTGTAAATACTGCCATTCCTCAGCACGTGTGAGTAAGCACTCTGGAATACCCTCGTTGAATGTGTGTATGAACTGTCACAAATCTATATATGAAGTAGCGCCATCAACGGCCACAGAAGAGTATAGTAAAGAATTTTATGATGGTGAAATCCAAAAGCTTTACGACGCTGTTGGTTGGAATGATGCAGAACAGAAGTACACAGGTAAAACCAAGCCTGTTAAGTGGGTTAGAATTCACAACCTCCCAGACTTTGCCTATTTTAACCATTCGCAACACGTTTCAGTAGCGGGCTTAGAATGTCAAACATGTCACGGACCTGTTGAGGAGATGGAAGTTATGTACCAATATTCACCACTGACTATGGGTTGGTGCATCAATTGTCATAGAGAAACAAACGTAAAAGTTAATGACAATGGCTACTACGAAAAAATTCATGAAGCACTATCAAAGAAATATGGCGTTGATAAATTAACAGCGGCCCAAATGGGTGGATTGGAATGTGGAAAATGCCACTATTAA
- a CDS encoding TAT-variant-translocated molybdopterin oxidoreductase produces the protein MSSNKKYWKSVEELNPNQSSAVETLKHKEFVEEIPVDEFLGDKPTLESSETTRRDFLKYVGFSTAAASLAACEGPVIKSIPYVVQPEQIIPGVANYYATAISNGYDFASLLVKTREGRPIKVESNSLAKANGSINARVQASVLDLYDNQRVAGPTKGGEAITWDAFYNELGQKLEALKDTGKQVVLLTQTFASPSTSKLISDFQDSFANTAHVVYDAISESAAADAYQAKYGRRGLANYDFSKAKTIVSIGADFLGDWQGGGFDAAYAKGRVPQNGSMSRHIQFESNMTLSGANADKRVPLKPSQQKRALARLYGKLTGTSVNVTLPAGIESAVDAAAREVLKAGSNAVVLTGIQDLYAQSLVLGINAFLNSKAFDPKTTILTRQGNDAAVAKLVADMNSGKVGAVIMAGVNPAYTLPNAAAFIEGLKKTELSVTFSMKNDETASASEFVAAAPHYLESWGDLETKSGQYGLIQPTIRPLFDTKQFQDVLLVLSGSTKSYNEYTKSFWISDILKGESFNNALHDGVFTASSSATVDTTAVSVKSIDASVAVSALAKVKSASFELTLYPKTGMGDGQQANNPWLQEFPDPLTRTTWDNYLTVSAADAKELGFENTNDANGGLNGTYADVTVNGVTVKAPVIIQPGQARGTVGLSFGYGRSAGLKEEMQTGVNAYPLYQNFNSTPSVSIEAAAGKHEFACVQLHNTLMGRGDIIKETTLEIFNTKDAEQWNPTAVVSLNHIETPVSSPDVDLWDEFDRSIGHHFNLSIDLNSCTGCGACVIACHAENNVPVVGKEEIRRSRDMHWLRIDRYYSSDETFEGDNQTKDNIAGLGSSLSTFGEMELPSENPQVAFQPIMCQHCNHAPCETVCPVAASSHGRQGQNHMAYNRCVGTRYCANNCPYKVRRFNWFLYNGNDEFDYHMNNDLGRMVINPDVTVRSRGVMEKCSMCIQMTQKTILDAKRDGRPVDVNGFKTACSSACDSGAIVFGDINNKKDEVTKLKDDERAYHLLEHVGTKPNVVYQVKVRNTKEA, from the coding sequence ATGTCATCAAACAAGAAATACTGGAAAAGTGTTGAGGAGCTAAACCCGAACCAAAGCTCTGCCGTTGAGACGCTTAAACACAAAGAATTTGTAGAGGAAATTCCTGTGGATGAGTTTCTAGGAGACAAGCCCACTTTGGAATCTTCTGAAACAACGCGTCGTGATTTCTTAAAATACGTTGGGTTTAGTACCGCTGCAGCTTCCTTAGCTGCTTGCGAGGGGCCTGTGATAAAGTCTATCCCTTATGTAGTTCAACCAGAGCAAATCATTCCAGGCGTTGCAAATTATTATGCTACTGCTATATCAAATGGGTATGATTTTGCAAGCCTACTGGTTAAAACAAGAGAAGGAAGACCCATCAAGGTGGAGTCCAATTCACTAGCAAAAGCTAATGGCAGTATTAATGCAAGAGTTCAGGCATCTGTTCTGGACTTGTACGATAATCAGCGTGTTGCAGGACCTACCAAAGGTGGGGAAGCGATAACTTGGGACGCTTTTTACAATGAATTAGGACAAAAACTTGAGGCACTTAAAGATACGGGGAAACAAGTGGTTTTGTTGACTCAAACTTTTGCTAGTCCAAGTACATCTAAACTAATTTCAGATTTTCAAGACAGCTTCGCGAATACCGCTCATGTAGTTTACGATGCTATCTCCGAATCTGCAGCTGCAGACGCATACCAAGCTAAGTATGGCCGAAGGGGATTAGCAAACTATGATTTTTCGAAAGCAAAAACAATTGTTTCTATAGGAGCAGATTTTCTTGGAGATTGGCAAGGTGGTGGATTTGATGCAGCCTACGCTAAAGGACGCGTACCACAAAATGGAAGTATGTCTCGTCATATACAGTTTGAGTCGAATATGACACTTTCTGGAGCAAATGCGGATAAACGAGTACCACTAAAACCATCTCAGCAAAAACGTGCACTAGCAAGACTTTATGGAAAACTTACAGGAACTTCTGTAAATGTAACCTTGCCTGCGGGAATTGAATCTGCAGTAGATGCCGCTGCACGTGAAGTGTTGAAAGCAGGATCTAATGCTGTTGTTCTTACAGGAATTCAAGATTTGTATGCTCAAAGTTTAGTTTTGGGAATTAATGCATTTTTAAACAGTAAAGCATTCGACCCAAAGACCACAATTTTAACGCGTCAAGGGAATGATGCTGCCGTTGCAAAACTTGTAGCTGATATGAATTCAGGAAAAGTTGGTGCAGTAATAATGGCTGGTGTAAATCCAGCATATACTTTACCAAATGCAGCAGCCTTTATTGAAGGACTAAAAAAGACTGAATTATCGGTGACTTTTTCCATGAAAAACGACGAAACTGCATCTGCTTCTGAATTTGTAGCTGCGGCACCTCACTATCTCGAATCTTGGGGTGATTTAGAAACTAAATCAGGCCAATATGGGCTTATACAGCCAACAATTCGTCCATTGTTCGACACCAAACAATTTCAAGATGTTCTTCTGGTTCTCAGCGGAAGCACAAAATCATATAATGAATACACAAAATCATTTTGGATTTCGGACATTCTAAAAGGCGAATCATTTAATAACGCACTTCACGATGGCGTTTTTACTGCTTCTAGCTCTGCAACTGTTGACACCACAGCTGTCTCAGTCAAATCAATTGATGCGTCTGTTGCGGTCAGTGCTTTAGCAAAAGTGAAGTCTGCATCTTTTGAGTTAACTCTTTATCCAAAAACAGGGATGGGTGATGGACAACAAGCCAACAACCCTTGGCTACAAGAATTTCCAGATCCATTAACCCGTACAACATGGGATAACTATCTAACTGTATCTGCAGCAGATGCAAAGGAGTTAGGTTTTGAAAACACGAACGATGCTAATGGAGGCTTGAATGGAACCTATGCTGATGTAACCGTCAATGGAGTAACCGTTAAAGCACCTGTGATAATTCAACCAGGACAAGCAAGAGGAACTGTCGGACTATCTTTTGGGTATGGCCGTAGCGCTGGACTGAAAGAAGAAATGCAAACAGGAGTAAATGCCTATCCACTTTATCAAAATTTTAATTCCACTCCTTCAGTTTCTATAGAAGCTGCAGCAGGGAAACACGAATTTGCTTGTGTACAATTACACAATACATTGATGGGGCGTGGAGATATTATAAAGGAAACCACTTTAGAAATTTTCAACACTAAAGATGCAGAGCAATGGAACCCAACAGCGGTAGTTTCTTTAAATCACATTGAAACTCCAGTGAGTTCTCCAGATGTCGATCTTTGGGATGAGTTTGATCGTTCCATTGGGCATCACTTCAATCTTTCTATAGATTTAAATTCTTGTACGGGTTGTGGTGCATGTGTGATAGCATGTCATGCCGAAAACAACGTTCCTGTTGTAGGAAAAGAAGAAATCAGAAGAAGCCGTGATATGCACTGGTTGAGAATTGACCGCTATTACTCTTCTGATGAGACCTTTGAAGGGGATAACCAGACAAAAGATAATATAGCAGGATTAGGAAGTTCGCTAAGTACTTTTGGTGAAATGGAATTACCATCCGAAAACCCTCAAGTAGCCTTCCAGCCAATCATGTGCCAACACTGTAATCATGCACCATGTGAAACAGTTTGTCCAGTTGCGGCAAGTTCACACGGAAGACAAGGACAAAACCACATGGCGTACAACCGTTGTGTTGGGACGCGTTATTGTGCAAACAACTGCCCTTATAAAGTACGTCGATTCAATTGGTTCCTATATAATGGGAATGATGAATTTGATTATCACATGAATAACGACTTAGGGCGTATGGTCATCAATCCTGATGTAACGGTACGTTCGAGAGGGGTCATGGAAAAATGTTCGATGTGTATACAAATGACACAAAAAACAATTTTGGATGCCAAACGTGACGGTAGACCAGTAGATGTGAATGGCTTTAAAACGGCTTGTTCATCGGCTTGTGATAGTGGCGCTATTGTTTTTGGTGACATCAACAATAAAAAAGATGAGGTTACAAAACTTAAAGATGATGAGCGGGCTTATCATCTGTTAGAGCATGTTGGCACAAAACCGAATGTAGTCTATCAAGTAAAAGTAAGAAACACGAAAGAAGCATAA